One genomic segment of Arcobacter porcinus includes these proteins:
- a CDS encoding HPP family protein — MNFFLKQFKKTNQEKLDKENLLWSWIGSFLGLIAISFFHRDFLEDSDLTLVLASFGASAVLIYGAVNSPLAQPKNLILGHIISAIIGVSSYKLFGDNLLLASALAVSSSILAMQLTLTLHPPGGATALIAVIGTPQIHELGYIFVIVPVFSGAIILFLIAFIVNNIPKNRAYPESYKNYLKKHYKRYKRKKLKSKKS; from the coding sequence ATGAATTTTTTTTTAAAACAGTTTAAAAAAACTAACCAAGAAAAATTGGATAAAGAGAATCTTCTTTGGTCTTGGATCGGTTCGTTTTTAGGACTTATTGCAATATCTTTTTTTCATAGAGATTTCTTAGAAGATAGTGATTTAACTCTTGTTTTGGCATCTTTTGGAGCAAGTGCAGTTTTGATTTATGGAGCTGTAAACTCTCCTTTGGCACAACCAAAGAATCTAATTCTTGGACATATTATAAGTGCGATTATTGGAGTGAGTTCATATAAACTATTTGGAGATAATCTACTTTTGGCTTCAGCTCTTGCCGTTTCAAGTTCTATTTTAGCAATGCAACTAACTCTTACTTTACATCCACCAGGTGGTGCAACTGCTTTAATTGCAGTTATAGGAACACCACAAATTCATGAGTTAGGATATATATTTGTAATAGTTCCAGTTTTTAGTGGAGCAATTATTCTTTTTTTAATAGCCTTTATAGTAAATAATATTCCTAAAAATAGGGCATATCCAGAGAGTTATAAAAACTATTTAAAGAAACATTATAAAAGGTATAAAAGAAAAAAACTAAAATCAAAAAAGAGTTAG
- a CDS encoding PhnA domain-containing protein, with translation MGILEDLLKRANNSCELCKNTDDLDVYEVAPSNQTVDESILACKTCKSHLEEECELDPNHWFCLSESMWSEVPAVQVVSYRMLKKLNNQELLDMIYLDDETLKWANSGLNALDSIVQKDCNGVVLNAGDSVSIIKDLEVKGAGFTAKRGTTVRNITLGQEEGQIEGRVNGVKIVILTQFVKKA, from the coding sequence GTGGGAATTTTAGAAGATTTATTAAAAAGAGCAAATAATAGTTGTGAGCTTTGTAAAAATACAGATGATTTAGATGTTTATGAAGTTGCTCCTAGTAATCAAACTGTTGATGAATCTATTTTAGCTTGTAAAACTTGTAAGTCACATTTAGAAGAGGAGTGCGAGTTAGACCCAAATCATTGGTTTTGTTTGAGTGAATCTATGTGGAGTGAAGTTCCTGCAGTTCAAGTTGTATCTTATAGAATGTTAAAAAAACTAAATAATCAAGAGCTTCTTGATATGATTTATCTTGATGATGAAACATTAAAATGGGCAAATAGTGGTTTAAATGCTCTTGATTCTATTGTTCAAAAAGATTGCAATGGTGTTGTTTTAAATGCTGGTGATAGTGTAAGTATTATTAAGGATTTAGAAGTTAAAGGTGCTGGATTTACAGCAAAAAGAGGAACAACTGTAAGAAATATAACTCTAGGTCAAGAAGAAGGTCAAATTGAAGGTAGAGTAAATGGAGTTAAAATCGTTATTCTTACTCAATTTGTGAAAAAAGCTTAA
- a CDS encoding aspartate aminotransferase family protein, whose product MKEIEKLDKDYVLHTYARNYVNFKKGDNATLYDDENKDYIDFTSGIGVTSVGHGNKQVAKRIFDQVSNLTHTSNIYSIEPQALLAKKIKELSKYDVRTFFGNSGAEANEGAIKIARTYGQTAFENKRYKIITLENSFHGRTITTVKATGQSSFHQSKFAPYPEGFSFNTIDDVYNAIDDETVAVMIELVQGEGGILPFPKEKIQELAKFLKDNKILLIVDEVQTGVYRTGEFLASNVYEIEPDIITLAKGLGGGVPIGAVLTTLKDIWSAGDHGSTFGGNYLVTSAGLEVLDILEKEKTSGKLDKTIEYFIEKMNDIYEKNQNIFIANVGLGLMRGLRVKDADTLTNLIKTSFECGVMVLKSGNNTLRFLPALTISKDEIDEGFRRLQKAIDKIA is encoded by the coding sequence ATGAAAGAGATAGAAAAATTAGATAAAGATTATGTTCTTCATACTTATGCAAGAAACTATGTAAATTTTAAAAAAGGTGATAATGCAACACTTTATGATGATGAAAATAAAGACTATATAGATTTCACTTCAGGAATTGGAGTTACAAGTGTTGGGCATGGAAATAAACAAGTAGCAAAAAGAATTTTTGATCAAGTATCAAATTTAACACATACTTCAAATATTTATTCAATAGAACCTCAAGCACTTTTAGCAAAAAAAATTAAAGAGTTAAGTAAATATGATGTTAGAACTTTTTTCGGAAATAGTGGAGCCGAAGCAAATGAAGGAGCTATCAAAATAGCTAGAACATATGGTCAAACAGCATTTGAAAATAAAAGATATAAAATTATAACTTTGGAAAACTCTTTTCATGGAAGAACAATAACAACAGTAAAAGCAACTGGACAAAGCTCATTTCATCAAAGTAAATTTGCTCCATATCCAGAAGGATTCTCTTTTAATACAATAGATGATGTTTATAATGCAATAGATGATGAAACAGTTGCAGTTATGATTGAGCTTGTTCAAGGAGAAGGAGGAATTTTACCTTTTCCAAAAGAGAAGATTCAAGAGTTAGCTAAGTTTTTAAAAGATAATAAAATATTATTAATAGTTGATGAGGTTCAAACAGGTGTTTATAGAACTGGAGAGTTCTTGGCTTCAAATGTTTATGAAATTGAGCCAGATATTATAACTTTAGCAAAAGGTCTTGGTGGAGGAGTTCCTATTGGAGCAGTTTTAACTACACTAAAAGATATTTGGAGTGCTGGTGACCACGGAAGTACTTTTGGTGGTAACTATTTAGTTACAAGTGCTGGATTAGAAGTTTTAGATATCTTAGAAAAAGAGAAAACTAGTGGAAAACTTGATAAAACTATTGAGTATTTCATTGAAAAAATGAATGATATATATGAAAAAAATCAAAATATATTTATAGCAAATGTTGGTCTTGGATTAATGAGAGGATTAAGAGTAAAAGATGCTGATACTTTAACAAATTTAATAAAAACATCATTTGAATGTGGTGTTATGGTTTTAAAATCTGGAAACAACACTTTAAGATTTTTACCTGCACTTACTATTTCAAAAGATGAGATAGATGAAGGATTTAGAAGACTTCAAAAAGCTATAGATAAAATAGCATAA